In a genomic window of Halalkalicoccus sp. CG83:
- a CDS encoding DUF6414 family protein — MANEFPEQELREFIYLNDESINSHLSSLGVGLETEHVTASSDEKETTSRFAALVPSPFGSFGGSGGVRNVDLEETERNVDITAPYRFQELIRQIKGSYEIKLPEQGDEVNYGDVVAIEGIVSPLSLFRFEIAQDSNLTLQHSTIAIMKQMENFRSVLEDHGLSSELDEIKRQQEGDNVVKDPTEVQEARSDLTDTFVNISKGLIGERVPIRVDSQGKFRGHSYGAVLDRNQLRVPVKRAFSKPKKYTIFGRVEDTISESEEWDPIDTTRVLESFANEDIGISRFMKVIRNIAEENKVEMLDEHVTVDGPATVIDPLAVYW; from the coding sequence ATGGCAAACGAATTTCCGGAACAAGAGCTTCGAGAATTCATTTATCTGAATGATGAAAGTATAAACAGCCATCTTTCTTCTCTTGGTGTTGGACTAGAAACAGAGCATGTAACAGCTAGTTCAGACGAAAAAGAAACTACTAGTCGGTTCGCAGCTCTTGTTCCATCTCCTTTTGGCAGTTTTGGAGGTTCAGGAGGAGTTAGAAATGTGGATTTAGAAGAAACAGAACGTAATGTAGATATAACCGCACCATATAGATTCCAAGAATTAATTAGGCAAATAAAAGGTAGCTACGAAATCAAATTACCTGAACAAGGAGACGAGGTAAATTACGGAGATGTGGTGGCAATAGAAGGGATTGTGTCACCGCTTTCGCTCTTTCGATTCGAAATTGCTCAAGACTCTAATCTTACTCTTCAGCACTCAACCATAGCTATAATGAAACAAATGGAGAATTTCAGAAGTGTACTTGAAGATCATGGATTGAGTTCAGAACTAGATGAAATTAAGCGGCAGCAAGAGGGAGACAACGTAGTGAAAGACCCTACCGAGGTACAGGAAGCCCGATCTGATTTAACGGATACTTTTGTGAATATCTCGAAAGGACTCATCGGAGAAAGGGTACCTATCAGGGTAGATAGTCAAGGTAAGTTTAGAGGCCATTCTTACGGAGCTGTTTTAGATCGGAATCAGCTAAGAGTTCCAGTCAAACGAGCATTTTCTAAGCCAAAAAAGTATACAATATTTGGTAGAGTCGAAGATACGATCTCTGAATCTGAAGAATGGGATCCTATCGATACAACTAGGGTATTAGAGTCTTTTGCTAATGAGGATATAGGTATTAGTCGGTTTATGAAAGTTATCCGTAATATAGCGGAAGAAAACAAGGTCGAAATGTTAGATGAGCATGTAACAGTAGACGGACCGGCAACTGTAATTGATCCTCTCGCCGTCTACTGGTAA
- a CDS encoding tyrosine-type recombinase/integrase produces the protein MSTEAKDFPIVPQRTREKLNNRQLTDYKTHRTSLVKWMLKLGRDPDRAIGYQPTTVRARCYHTDAFYNWVWDEDDQYTTHVTHEHANEYTRQLAFTDHSATHKTNLVKSVKMLFRWREWQFGEKGAWNPPITYARTETQTTPRDYLTRKERQRLRDVSLEYGSVPHYNAVTPDERTRWKQHLARRLGKPMHEIGPEEFNEANSHKITSLIWTALDTGLRPIEVERASVSWIDPENALLRIPAEDSAKNTEHWHVSIREQTAQFLENWLQERALIEKYDDTDTLWLTRHGNPYQSTSLKFVLHKLCEMADIPIENRQMTWYSIRHSVGTYMTREEGLAAAKSQLRHKSVNTTMKYDQTPVEDRRKALNRMG, from the coding sequence ATGTCAACCGAAGCTAAGGACTTTCCGATCGTTCCGCAACGAACGCGAGAAAAGCTGAACAACAGACAGCTAACTGATTACAAAACTCATCGCACATCACTCGTCAAATGGATGCTCAAACTCGGGCGCGATCCCGACCGAGCAATCGGCTACCAACCGACGACTGTAAGAGCACGATGCTACCACACGGACGCATTCTACAACTGGGTCTGGGACGAAGACGACCAGTACACTACTCACGTCACCCACGAACACGCGAACGAATACACCAGACAACTCGCATTTACCGACCATTCTGCGACCCACAAAACGAACCTCGTCAAATCAGTGAAGATGTTGTTCCGATGGCGCGAGTGGCAATTCGGTGAAAAGGGAGCCTGGAATCCACCGATCACATACGCGCGGACTGAGACGCAAACGACTCCGCGTGACTACCTAACGCGGAAAGAGCGACAGCGTCTTCGAGACGTCTCACTCGAATACGGGAGCGTCCCTCACTATAACGCGGTTACACCTGATGAACGAACGAGATGGAAACAACATCTGGCGAGACGGCTCGGCAAACCGATGCACGAGATAGGACCGGAGGAGTTCAACGAAGCAAATAGCCACAAGATCACGAGTCTCATTTGGACAGCGCTCGATACAGGGCTCAGACCGATCGAGGTCGAACGGGCGTCTGTCAGTTGGATCGACCCAGAAAACGCACTCCTTCGTATTCCAGCCGAAGATTCGGCAAAGAATACCGAGCACTGGCACGTCAGTATTCGTGAGCAAACCGCTCAGTTCCTCGAAAATTGGCTTCAAGAACGAGCTCTAATCGAAAAATACGACGACACTGACACGCTCTGGTTAACGCGCCATGGTAATCCATATCAGAGCACCTCACTCAAATTCGTGCTTCATAAGCTCTGTGAGATGGCCGATATTCCAATTGAAAACCGTCAGATGACGTGGTATTCTATCCGGCACTCTGTCGGGACGTACATGACGCGCGAAGAAGGCCTCGCCGCTGCCAAGTCCCAACTCCGTCATAAGAGCGTGAATACGACGATGAAATACGACCAGACCCCTGTCGAAGATCGACGTAAGGCCCTCAATAGAATGGGATGA
- a CDS encoding NAD(P)/FAD-dependent oxidoreductase, translating into MRIVVCGAGYAGVTLARSLERRLPEDVELVVVDERPYHLIQHELHRVIRRPGLADVIAVPLDSLFERATVRETRIEAIDADERVVRCADGEIRYDYAAICLGAETAYYGLPGVEEHSIPLKRLEHATEIRKRVLPLLDSGGRVVVGGAGLSGVQVAGELAALAREEDAPLEVTLLERLDSVAPNFPENFRTAVTQELTERGVDVRTRAAVRRTTADVIETDDGPIPYDAFVWTGGIRGPGALCERRPPVRSDLRLDARTFVVGDAAKAVDRDGEAVPASAQAAIREARVVADSLVGIVESWDAGGFGPRPERFGFDSPGWLVSVGDGAVAQVGPSVLRGRAALALKASVGAGYLSSVGAVRNAVDLVDEELGIAGLVDRD; encoded by the coding sequence ATGCGCATCGTCGTCTGTGGGGCGGGCTACGCGGGGGTAACGCTGGCGCGCTCGCTCGAACGCCGCCTGCCGGAGGACGTCGAGCTCGTCGTCGTCGACGAGCGACCCTACCACCTCATCCAGCACGAGCTCCATCGGGTGATCCGGCGGCCCGGGCTCGCGGACGTGATCGCCGTGCCGCTCGACTCGCTGTTCGAACGCGCGACCGTTCGCGAGACCCGAATCGAGGCGATCGATGCCGACGAGCGGGTCGTCCGGTGTGCGGACGGCGAGATCAGGTACGACTACGCCGCGATCTGTCTGGGCGCGGAGACCGCCTACTACGGACTGCCCGGCGTCGAGGAACACTCGATCCCGCTCAAACGTCTCGAGCACGCCACCGAGATCCGCAAGCGCGTTCTCCCGCTGCTCGACTCGGGAGGGCGGGTGGTCGTCGGCGGCGCCGGCCTCTCGGGGGTGCAGGTCGCCGGCGAGCTCGCCGCACTCGCCCGCGAGGAGGACGCTCCGCTCGAGGTCACTCTGCTCGAGCGGCTCGACAGCGTCGCGCCGAACTTCCCCGAGAACTTCAGGACGGCGGTGACACAGGAGCTCACCGAGCGGGGCGTCGACGTTCGAACGAGGGCGGCCGTTCGGCGGACGACGGCCGACGTGATCGAGACCGACGACGGGCCGATCCCCTACGACGCGTTCGTCTGGACCGGCGGGATCCGCGGACCGGGCGCTCTCTGCGAACGGAGACCCCCGGTCAGAAGCGACCTGCGACTCGACGCGAGGACGTTCGTCGTCGGGGACGCGGCAAAGGCGGTCGACCGCGACGGGGAGGCGGTCCCCGCGAGCGCGCAGGCCGCGATCCGCGAGGCCCGCGTCGTCGCCGACAGCCTCGTCGGGATCGTCGAAAGCTGGGACGCGGGCGGGTTCGGTCCCCGACCCGAACGATTCGGCTTCGACTCGCCGGGCTGGCTCGTCAGCGTCGGTGACGGCGCGGTCGCGCAGGTCGGACCGTCCGTGTTACGGGGCCGGGCCGCCCTCGCGCTGAAGGCGAGCGTCGGCGCCGGCTATCTCTCCTCGGTGGGCGCGGTACGAAACGCGGTCGATCTCGTCGACGAGGAACTGGGGATCGCGGGGCTGGTCGATCGGGACTAG
- the mvaD gene encoding phosphomevalonate decarboxylase MvaD — MKATAIAHPIQGLAKYHGMRDPELRLPYHDSISVCTAPSHTRTTAEFESDREADVYVVDGEELSGRGAERVEAVVDRVRELAEFDERVRLESENSFRSNVGFGSSSSGFAAAAMALCEAAGLELSRPEISTVARRGSSSAARAVTGAFSHLHTGLNDHDCRSERIETPLEDDLRIVGGLVPSYKETEQAHEEAADSHMFGARMAHMHGQIAELRDALRSGDFDRTFELAEHDSLSLAATTMTGPAGWVYWQPETIEIFNAVQELRDDGVPVYYSTDTGASVYVNTIEEHVDRVERAVSGCGVDTHVWEVGGPARIVDDPLF, encoded by the coding sequence ATGAAGGCCACCGCGATCGCCCACCCCATCCAGGGGCTCGCGAAGTACCACGGGATGCGCGATCCCGAGCTCCGGCTGCCGTACCACGACAGCATCAGCGTCTGCACCGCCCCCAGTCACACGCGGACGACCGCCGAGTTCGAGTCCGACCGCGAGGCGGACGTCTACGTCGTCGACGGCGAGGAGCTCTCCGGTCGGGGCGCCGAACGGGTCGAGGCGGTCGTCGATCGGGTTCGCGAGCTCGCGGAGTTCGACGAGCGGGTGCGCCTCGAGAGCGAGAACTCCTTTCGTTCGAACGTCGGCTTCGGCTCCTCCTCATCGGGTTTCGCCGCCGCGGCGATGGCGCTCTGTGAGGCCGCGGGACTCGAGCTCTCGCGACCCGAGATCTCGACGGTCGCCCGCCGGGGCTCCTCGTCCGCGGCGCGCGCGGTCACCGGCGCGTTCAGCCATCTCCACACGGGACTGAACGATCACGACTGTCGCTCCGAGCGGATCGAGACGCCCCTCGAGGACGACCTGCGGATCGTCGGCGGGCTCGTCCCCTCGTACAAGGAGACCGAACAGGCCCACGAGGAGGCCGCCGACAGCCACATGTTCGGGGCGCGGATGGCCCACATGCACGGCCAGATCGCCGAACTGCGCGACGCGCTCCGTTCGGGCGACTTCGACCGCACCTTCGAGCTGGCCGAACACGACTCGCTCTCGCTCGCGGCGACGACCATGACCGGCCCCGCGGGGTGGGTCTACTGGCAGCCCGAGACGATCGAGATCTTCAACGCGGTACAGGAGCTCCGCGACGACGGCGTTCCCGTCTACTACTCGACGGACACGGGGGCGAGCGTCTACGTCAACACCATCGAGGAACACGTCGACCGGGTCGAGCGTGCCGTCTCCGGGTGCGGCGTCGACACCCACGTCTGGGAGGTCGGCGGCCCCGCCCGAATCGTCGACGACCCGCTGTTCTGA
- the nth gene encoding endonuclease III, with translation MGSRLESREAQTVEVVDRLSAEYPEATISLRFSDRLELLIAVILSAQCTDERVNRVTEELFEKYEGAEAYAEADQEELAEDLSSITYYNNKAGYIREACELIVSEHGGEVPDTMDELTDLPGVGRKTANVVLQHGHEVVEGVVVDTHVQRLSRRLGITEESSPERIERELMELVPRERWQEFTHLCISHGRATCTARNPDCGDCVLEDVCPSSKLDGGVDLASGEAW, from the coding sequence ATGGGTAGCCGACTGGAGTCACGCGAGGCGCAGACCGTCGAGGTGGTCGATCGTCTCTCCGCGGAGTACCCCGAGGCGACGATCTCGCTTCGGTTCTCCGATCGACTGGAACTGCTGATCGCGGTGATCCTCTCAGCACAGTGTACCGACGAGCGGGTCAACCGGGTCACCGAAGAGCTCTTCGAGAAGTACGAGGGCGCCGAAGCGTACGCCGAGGCCGACCAGGAGGAGCTCGCGGAGGACCTCAGCTCGATCACCTACTACAACAACAAGGCGGGCTACATCCGCGAGGCCTGCGAGCTCATCGTCTCCGAGCACGGCGGCGAGGTGCCCGACACGATGGACGAGCTCACCGACCTGCCGGGCGTGGGACGAAAGACCGCGAACGTCGTCCTCCAGCACGGCCACGAGGTCGTCGAGGGCGTCGTCGTCGACACCCACGTACAGCGCCTCAGCCGTCGGTTGGGCATCACTGAGGAGTCCTCGCCCGAGCGGATCGAGCGCGAGCTGATGGAGCTAGTTCCCAGAGAACGCTGGCAGGAGTTCACCCACCTCTGCATCAGCCACGGTCGGGCGACGTGTACGGCACGCAATCCCGACTGTGGCGACTGCGTGCTCGAGGACGTCTGTCCCTCCTCGAAGCTCGACGGCGGAGTCGACCTGGCAAGCGGCGAGGCGTGGTGA
- a CDS encoding DUF7321 family protein, translated as MVEPVVWATLAALAVTASFPFYLYGAWIIIENEPVTWSVLVRHLSFILVGLALTTGPVLGWMAPRLLDQLTGFAAMHAVFGLQAYAFLVFALTGIVRIFQAKYEHDLYGDPGQEVAIDDLHENMSAWRFRLRVGVAGYVLCWLIAYLLGIAQYVVRYVL; from the coding sequence ATGGTCGAACCGGTCGTCTGGGCGACGCTCGCCGCCCTGGCCGTGACGGCGAGCTTTCCCTTCTACCTCTACGGCGCGTGGATCATCATCGAGAACGAACCGGTCACGTGGTCCGTGCTGGTCCGCCACCTCTCCTTTATCCTCGTCGGGCTGGCGCTGACGACCGGCCCCGTTCTGGGATGGATGGCGCCCCGGCTGCTCGATCAGCTCACGGGGTTCGCCGCCATGCACGCCGTCTTCGGGCTCCAGGCGTACGCCTTCCTGGTCTTCGCGCTGACCGGGATCGTTCGGATCTTCCAGGCGAAGTACGAACACGACCTCTACGGCGATCCCGGCCAGGAGGTCGCGATCGACGATCTCCACGAGAACATGTCCGCGTGGCGCTTCCGGCTTCGCGTCGGCGTCGCCGGCTACGTCCTGTGTTGGCTGATCGCCTATCTATTGGGGATCGCCCAGTACGTGGTTCGCTACGTGCTGTAG
- a CDS encoding DUF7319 domain-containing protein, translating into MADARSSEDESPDDERRVERPIDEEYDFEKFGPAEMDRMSPEEWESAFDPDSWITGPELLDRVEADLKGRIASRDVFAVLERLEEDAPALLAYSDEGYAIVYPDGTVEGEGTVLRDVKPSVALCSMDDYEVADPPADWSLPDPEEVPEGSGDLGNKMLQVVAFGLLAAGAIMIGGTVFGGGGNAGVVVLLLGVIFLVASVFLFLIVANARLSDRFRAEEYKNRLRSAGVRSAERPDFVPVEDGKIVPFEEGRERSE; encoded by the coding sequence ATGGCTGACGCTCGTTCCTCCGAGGACGAGTCCCCCGACGACGAGCGACGCGTCGAGCGTCCGATCGACGAGGAGTACGACTTCGAGAAGTTCGGCCCGGCGGAGATGGACCGGATGAGCCCCGAGGAGTGGGAGAGCGCGTTCGATCCCGACTCCTGGATCACCGGCCCCGAACTGCTCGATCGGGTCGAGGCGGACCTCAAGGGGCGGATCGCGAGCCGGGACGTGTTCGCGGTGCTCGAACGACTCGAGGAGGACGCTCCGGCGCTTCTGGCTTACTCCGACGAGGGCTATGCGATCGTCTACCCGGACGGGACCGTCGAGGGCGAGGGGACCGTACTCAGGGACGTCAAGCCGAGCGTCGCGCTCTGTTCGATGGACGACTACGAGGTGGCCGATCCTCCGGCGGACTGGTCGCTTCCCGACCCGGAGGAAGTCCCCGAGGGGAGCGGCGACCTGGGCAACAAGATGCTCCAGGTAGTAGCGTTCGGACTGCTCGCGGCGGGGGCGATCATGATCGGCGGAACCGTCTTCGGCGGGGGCGGCAACGCCGGCGTGGTCGTCCTCCTCCTAGGGGTGATCTTCCTGGTCGCCAGCGTCTTCCTCTTCCTGATCGTCGCCAACGCTCGGCTGTCGGATCGCTTCCGTGCGGAGGAGTACAAGAACCGGCTTCGATCGGCGGGGGTGCGCTCGGCCGAGCGACCCGACTTCGTCCCCGTCGAGGACGGGAAGATCGTCCCCTTCGAAGAGGGACGCGAGCGGTCCGAATAG
- a CDS encoding halocyanin domain-containing protein, whose translation MKRREFITAAGVGSAATAAGATGAVGSAAAQEEGGDEEPDWPEFVDEANEYSSGETEDLRGQEEATVEVGAGDGLAFAPPAIWVDAGTNVIWEWTGEGGGHNVASEEGEEYSSEVTDEAGFTFEHTFEEDGQMNTYKCEPHAGQGMHGGVAVGEVETREAQTGVATDPHEMGIQVQEHWVGIGAVLMVSVSLVFTFFTLKYGESPHAKGGD comes from the coding sequence ATGAAGAGGCGGGAATTTATCACGGCAGCGGGTGTCGGGAGCGCCGCGACGGCGGCCGGTGCGACGGGTGCCGTCGGGAGCGCAGCCGCCCAGGAGGAAGGGGGAGACGAGGAGCCCGACTGGCCGGAGTTCGTCGACGAAGCGAACGAGTACTCGAGCGGCGAGACCGAGGACCTCCGCGGCCAGGAGGAGGCCACCGTCGAGGTCGGCGCCGGCGACGGGCTGGCGTTCGCCCCGCCGGCGATCTGGGTCGACGCGGGCACGAACGTGATCTGGGAGTGGACCGGCGAGGGCGGCGGCCACAACGTCGCCAGCGAGGAGGGCGAGGAGTACTCGAGCGAGGTCACCGACGAGGCCGGCTTCACCTTCGAGCACACCTTCGAGGAGGACGGCCAGATGAACACCTACAAGTGTGAACCCCACGCGGGCCAGGGGATGCACGGCGGCGTCGCCGTCGGTGAGGTGGAGACCCGGGAGGCCCAGACGGGCGTCGCGACCGACCCGCACGAGATGGGCATTCAGGTCCAGGAGCACTGGGTCGGCATCGGCGCCGTCCTGATGGTCTCCGTCTCACTGGTCTTCACGTTCTTCACGCTCAAGTACGGCGAGTCGCCACACGCCAAAGGAGGGGACTGA
- a CDS encoding DUF7318 family protein has product MSSSGNSYGDIHRYEPARESTVAAIAIVVLTIIEVVMVGLFTYGLVLAWGTTQDGNIFLGMLLAMTFINLAFILLLYRKEFLPDVMIVKKRRRKWEDLYVREEHAEGQEFADGAMEHFKRAVYPYYKK; this is encoded by the coding sequence ATGTCGTCATCGGGCAACAGCTACGGAGACATCCACCGGTACGAGCCCGCCCGCGAGAGCACCGTCGCCGCGATCGCGATCGTCGTGTTGACCATCATCGAGGTCGTGATGGTCGGGCTGTTCACCTACGGGCTCGTGCTGGCCTGGGGGACGACACAGGACGGGAACATCTTCCTCGGGATGCTGCTCGCGATGACCTTCATCAACCTGGCGTTCATCCTCCTGCTCTACCGGAAGGAGTTCCTCCCCGACGTGATGATCGTCAAGAAGCGCCGACGCAAGTGGGAGGACCTCTACGTGCGCGAGGAACACGCCGAGGGTCAGGAGTTCGCGGACGGCGCGATGGAGCACTTCAAACGAGCGGTCTACCCGTACTACAAGAAGTAA
- a CDS encoding ubiquinol-cytochrome c reductase iron-sulfur subunit, with the protein MKGVVGASAIAGIGSTGAAAVNTATPPTGSGGGITPFMGIERIDGPAPRGMPIIPVEIDDEGVISGRWPEVKEETVQGQTEYLAEEEIGGITYTSQWFQYCGKQTSPALLPRADQDNRFLSSEETQYEWQSELEADEPLNIEHFDDYEDWGNEIGEDGAGKPAAATWRSDGLEGGDVLNAIVMRSPRIEEAAQEDEFLEAATQDGVFAYLNVCTHFCCVPGFKVSDTAERFEDGNVIYCQCHASVYDPFTILEQSFLSFPQPDDVQLPEEGGGGGGEEEGGDGGGGH; encoded by the coding sequence GTGAAGGGAGTCGTCGGTGCGTCGGCGATCGCCGGGATCGGTTCGACCGGGGCGGCGGCGGTCAACACCGCGACCCCTCCGACGGGATCGGGCGGCGGAATCACCCCCTTCATGGGGATCGAGCGGATCGACGGTCCCGCACCGCGCGGGATGCCGATCATCCCGGTCGAGATCGACGACGAGGGCGTCATCAGCGGCCGGTGGCCCGAGGTCAAAGAGGAGACGGTCCAGGGACAGACGGAGTACCTGGCGGAGGAGGAGATCGGCGGGATCACCTACACCTCGCAGTGGTTCCAGTACTGCGGGAAACAGACCTCGCCGGCGTTGCTCCCGCGTGCGGATCAGGACAACCGATTTCTCTCGTCGGAGGAGACCCAGTACGAGTGGCAGTCGGAGCTCGAGGCCGACGAGCCGCTCAACATCGAGCACTTCGACGACTACGAGGACTGGGGCAACGAGATCGGCGAGGACGGAGCCGGCAAGCCCGCCGCCGCGACGTGGCGCTCGGACGGACTCGAGGGCGGCGACGTCCTCAACGCGATCGTCATGCGGAGCCCACGGATCGAGGAGGCCGCCCAGGAAGACGAGTTCCTCGAGGCCGCCACCCAGGACGGGGTGTTCGCGTACCTGAACGTCTGTACGCACTTCTGTTGCGTGCCGGGCTTCAAGGTCTCCGATACCGCCGAGCGGTTCGAGGACGGTAACGTCATCTACTGTCAGTGTCACGCGTCGGTCTACGACCCGTTCACGATCCTCGAGCAGTCGTTCCTCTCGTTCCCGCAGCCCGACGACGTCCAGCTTCCCGAGGAAGGGGGCGGCGGGGGCGGCGAGGAAGAGGGCGGTGACGGCGGAGGGGGGCACTAG
- a CDS encoding cytochrome b produces the protein MSLERKDEHDHRGWMEERNLSPIEQGYLMTLMWLDKRFRVVDYLELLETMYYRVNLQMPKSHTEQYNLDNKFWYWYPLYSLGAFSTIAYIVAAVTGALLGFYYAPSTAAAEEATVAYDQVVMIMMEMNFGYFLRSLHRWSAQIMTAAVFLHMLRVYFTGSYKEPREVNWLIGIVLISLTMAFGYTGYLLPWTQLSYWAGQIGVEMALSVPFIGEWVAQLVFGGFSLGAPTLQRMYILHVFVLPFVVTALIAIHIGIVWMQGIAEPH, from the coding sequence ATGAGCCTCGAACGCAAGGATGAGCACGACCACCGCGGCTGGATGGAGGAGCGTAACCTCTCGCCCATCGAGCAGGGCTACCTGATGACGCTGATGTGGCTCGACAAGCGGTTCCGCGTGGTCGACTACCTCGAGCTGCTCGAGACGATGTACTACCGGGTCAACCTCCAGATGCCCAAGAGCCACACGGAGCAGTACAACCTCGACAACAAGTTCTGGTACTGGTACCCGCTGTACTCGCTGGGCGCGTTCTCGACCATCGCGTACATCGTCGCCGCGGTAACGGGCGCGTTGCTCGGCTTCTACTACGCGCCGTCGACAGCCGCCGCCGAGGAGGCGACGGTCGCCTACGACCAGGTCGTGATGATCATGATGGAGATGAACTTCGGGTACTTCCTCCGGAGCCTCCACCGGTGGTCCGCCCAGATCATGACCGCGGCCGTGTTCCTTCACATGCTCCGGGTCTACTTCACCGGTTCGTACAAGGAGCCCCGGGAGGTCAACTGGCTGATCGGGATCGTGCTGATCAGTCTGACGATGGCGTTCGGGTACACGGGCTACCTGCTGCCCTGGACCCAGCTGTCGTACTGGGCGGGACAGATCGGCGTCGAGATGGCGCTGTCGGTCCCGTTCATCGGCGAGTGGGTCGCCCAGCTGGTCTTCGGCGGGTTCAGCCTCGGAGCACCGACGCTCCAGCGGATGTACATCCTCCACGTGTTCGTCCTACCGTTCGTGGTGACGGCGCTAATCGCCATCCACATCGGTATCGTCTGGATGCAGGGAATCGCGGAGCCACACTGA
- a CDS encoding cytochrome b family protein, with the protein MSQETDSQSEGEEPRTDGGGGVPAVPPDDETPTWRERKERTQGLSRLTYEYFERSRREDQDLRQESTYVERDVLAFPTWPHETIRNLALASFFVGMMFLVSAAAPPHMPEAADPSSTPPVILPDWYLYWSYGLLHLDPINPELAILGGEKLVSDRVYGVMANVVVVSIIAIVPFLNKGSARRPVEEPFWAALGVAGIIFAITIAALPLEDMITFIPGELVFNLVFFLPLIGFFLTYAILKTMREGYMYSLNRRYYRLRPPR; encoded by the coding sequence ATGAGCCAAGAAACCGATTCACAGTCCGAGGGGGAAGAGCCCCGAACCGACGGCGGAGGCGGCGTTCCGGCCGTTCCGCCGGACGACGAAACGCCCACCTGGCGCGAGCGAAAGGAGCGAACGCAGGGCCTGTCCAGGCTGACCTACGAGTACTTCGAACGCTCGCGCCGCGAGGACCAGGACCTCCGCCAGGAGTCGACGTACGTCGAGCGCGACGTACTCGCCTTCCCGACGTGGCCCCACGAGACGATCCGCAATCTCGCGCTGGCGTCGTTCTTCGTGGGAATGATGTTCCTCGTCTCGGCGGCGGCGCCGCCACACATGCCGGAGGCCGCGGACCCCAGTTCGACGCCGCCGGTGATCCTTCCCGACTGGTATCTCTACTGGTCGTACGGCCTGCTCCACCTCGACCCGATCAACCCCGAACTCGCCATCCTCGGCGGCGAGAAGCTGGTGAGCGACCGCGTCTACGGTGTGATGGCGAACGTCGTCGTCGTCAGCATCATCGCCATCGTTCCGTTCCTCAACAAGGGCTCCGCCCGTCGACCAGTCGAGGAGCCCTTCTGGGCGGCGCTGGGCGTCGCCGGGATCATCTTCGCGATCACCATCGCGGCCCTGCCCCTGGAGGACATGATCACCTTCATCCCGGGAGAGCTCGTGTTCAACCTGGTCTTCTTCCTGCCGTTGATCGGGTTCTTCCTCACGTACGCCATCCTGAAGACGATGCGCGAGGGGTACATGTACTCGCTCAACCGGCGATACTACCGGCTTCGACCGCCGAGGTAA
- a CDS encoding DUF7315 family membrane protein, with the protein MSEPSPERSDDDRSVVVPMRVYKAVTVFSTLFAVVGVVGGFVLLDVATDRAQADLAQIEPLVALGGLALIVASAVTYAFSTRFQAAGMGNAKDGEAEDSNHE; encoded by the coding sequence ATGTCGGAACCGTCCCCTGAACGCTCCGACGACGACCGAAGCGTCGTCGTCCCGATGCGCGTCTACAAGGCCGTCACCGTGTTCTCGACGCTCTTCGCGGTGGTCGGCGTCGTCGGCGGGTTCGTTCTCCTCGACGTCGCCACCGATCGCGCCCAGGCCGATCTCGCGCAGATCGAACCGCTCGTGGCGTTGGGCGGACTGGCGCTGATCGTCGCCTCCGCGGTGACGTACGCCTTCTCGACTCGGTTTCAGGCTGCGGGAATGGGAAACGCTAAAGACGGCGAGGCCGAAGACTCGAACCATGAGTGA
- a CDS encoding DUF7314 family protein yields MSDEFMKGFGILTSAGLFWFIVAAWFNTESFGGTQLVAPNPDDVGLYADILIGIKDVAVWFGILGALTFWFVIPAVREGRRAYEERQRSAD; encoded by the coding sequence ATGAGTGACGAGTTCATGAAAGGGTTCGGGATCCTGACGAGTGCCGGCCTGTTCTGGTTCATCGTGGCGGCGTGGTTCAACACGGAGAGCTTCGGGGGCACGCAGCTGGTCGCGCCGAACCCGGATGACGTCGGGCTGTACGCCGACATCCTGATCGGCATCAAGGACGTCGCCGTCTGGTTCGGCATCCTCGGCGCGCTCACCTTCTGGTTCGTCATCCCCGCCGTCCGCGAGGGGCGTCGGGCGTACGAGGAGCGCCAGCGGAGCGCGGACTGA